A region from the Oceanidesulfovibrio marinus genome encodes:
- the folD gene encoding bifunctional methylenetetrahydrofolate dehydrogenase/methenyltetrahydrofolate cyclohydrolase FolD: MILLDGKATAQTIREEIAAEIQTLTAAGNRQPGLHVILVGDDPASAIYVRNKERACEAAHIASEAHRLPASTTQVELASLIQQLNEREDVDGILLQLPLPKHLDATPLLEAIDPSKDVDGFHPMNVGNLVLGREGFRSCTPAGVMVLLERYGLSPAGKHAVVIGRSNIVGKPLSIMLGLPGPMGNATVTLCHSRTPDLGAVIRQADFVFAAVGRARLVTADMVKDGAVVVDVGMNRTDEGLCGDVDFEGLKDKVSAMTPVPGGVGPMTIAQLLANTLIAYKRRIGVA, translated from the coding sequence ATGATTCTGCTCGACGGCAAGGCGACGGCCCAGACAATCCGCGAGGAAATCGCCGCCGAAATCCAGACCCTGACCGCCGCCGGCAACCGCCAGCCCGGCCTGCACGTCATCCTTGTGGGTGACGATCCCGCTTCCGCCATCTACGTGCGCAACAAGGAACGCGCCTGCGAGGCCGCCCACATCGCCTCCGAGGCGCACCGCCTGCCCGCCTCCACCACGCAGGTGGAGCTCGCCTCCCTCATCCAGCAGCTCAACGAGCGCGAGGACGTGGACGGCATCCTCTTGCAGCTGCCCCTGCCCAAGCACCTGGACGCCACCCCCTTGCTGGAGGCCATCGATCCATCCAAGGATGTGGACGGCTTCCACCCCATGAATGTGGGCAACCTGGTGCTCGGCCGCGAAGGCTTCCGCTCCTGCACGCCTGCCGGCGTCATGGTGCTGCTGGAGCGCTACGGCCTCTCCCCAGCCGGCAAGCACGCCGTGGTTATCGGCCGCTCCAACATCGTGGGCAAGCCTTTGTCCATCATGCTGGGCCTGCCCGGCCCCATGGGCAACGCCACGGTCACCCTGTGCCACTCCCGCACGCCGGACCTGGGTGCGGTCATCCGCCAGGCCGACTTCGTCTTTGCCGCCGTGGGCCGGGCCAGGCTCGTGACCGCGGACATGGTCAAGGACGGCGCGGTGGTCGTGGACGTGGGCATGAACCGCACCGACGAGGGTCTGTGCGGCGACGTGGACTTCGAGGGACTGAAGGACAAGGTTAGCGCCATGACGCCCGTTCCTGGCGGCGTGGGCCCCATGACCATTGCCCAGCTTCTGGCCAACACGCTGATTGCATACAAGCGCCGCATCGGCGTGGCCTAG
- the eno gene encoding phosphopyruvate hydratase produces MSIIVSVWGREILDSRGNPTVEVEVTLENGVTGRAAVPSGASTGTREALELRDGDMERYLGKGVLNAVDNINGEIAEAVVGMNAIRQVSLDNLLIELDGTESKERLGANAMLGVSMATCRAAANFLGLPLYQYLGGVNAKLMPVPMMNVINGGAHAPNNLDIQEFMLMPIGAETFAEALRMGSETFHALKKILAKDGHVTSVGDEGGFAPNLKSHEQAFEYMMKAIEAAGYNPGNDIALAIDAAASEFYKDGKYVLAGENKTMGVDELIEFYAKLAEQFPLISIEDGLAEGDWDGWEKFTGELGDSLQLVGDDIFVTNPEILAEGIEREVCNSILIKLNQIGTVTETLDTIEMAKTSAYTTVVSHRSGETEDSFIADLAVAVNAGQIKTGSLSRSDRLAKYNQLLRIEEELEDDAFYFGPVIADHFGYLEYDEED; encoded by the coding sequence ATGTCCATTATCGTTTCCGTCTGGGGTCGGGAGATTCTCGACTCGCGAGGCAACCCCACGGTTGAGGTTGAAGTCACTCTGGAAAACGGCGTCACAGGCCGCGCCGCCGTGCCCTCCGGCGCATCCACCGGCACCCGCGAGGCCCTGGAGCTGCGCGACGGCGACATGGAGCGCTACCTGGGCAAGGGCGTGCTCAACGCCGTGGACAATATCAATGGCGAGATCGCCGAGGCCGTGGTGGGCATGAACGCCATACGCCAGGTCTCTCTGGACAACCTGCTCATCGAGCTGGACGGCACCGAGAGCAAGGAGCGCCTGGGCGCCAACGCCATGCTCGGCGTCTCCATGGCCACCTGCCGCGCCGCAGCCAACTTCCTGGGCCTGCCGCTCTACCAGTACCTCGGCGGCGTGAACGCCAAGCTCATGCCCGTGCCCATGATGAACGTCATCAACGGCGGCGCCCACGCCCCCAACAACCTGGACATCCAGGAGTTCATGCTCATGCCCATCGGCGCGGAGACCTTTGCTGAAGCCCTGCGCATGGGTTCCGAGACCTTCCATGCCCTCAAGAAAATCCTGGCCAAGGACGGCCACGTGACCTCCGTGGGCGACGAAGGCGGCTTCGCTCCCAACCTGAAGAGCCACGAGCAGGCCTTCGAGTACATGATGAAGGCCATCGAGGCCGCCGGCTACAACCCGGGCAACGACATTGCCCTGGCCATCGACGCCGCGGCGTCCGAGTTCTACAAGGACGGCAAGTACGTGCTGGCCGGCGAGAACAAGACCATGGGCGTGGACGAGCTCATCGAGTTCTACGCCAAGCTGGCCGAGCAGTTCCCGCTCATCTCCATCGAGGACGGCCTGGCCGAAGGCGACTGGGACGGCTGGGAGAAGTTCACCGGCGAGCTCGGCGACTCCCTGCAGCTCGTGGGCGACGACATCTTCGTCACCAATCCCGAGATCCTGGCCGAGGGCATCGAGCGCGAGGTCTGCAACTCCATCCTCATCAAGCTCAACCAGATCGGCACCGTGACCGAAACCCTGGACACCATCGAGATGGCCAAGACCTCGGCCTACACCACGGTGGTCTCCCACCGCTCCGGCGAGACCGAGGACAGCTTCATCGCCGACCTGGCCGTGGCCGTGAACGCCGGCCAGATCAAGACCGGTTCCCTCTCCCGCAGCGACCGCCTGGCCAAGTACAACCAGCTCCTGCGCATCGAGGAGGAGCTGGAGGACGACGCTTTCTACTTCGGTCCGGTCATTGCCGACCACTTCGGCTACCTTGAGTACGACGAAGAAGACTAA
- a CDS encoding pseudouridine synthase — MKSTIIPEEYAGQRLDKALLLLFPETSLRHRRRLVSSWDIRVDGVVRGPAYKVRAGETLTAAEPAEAEVAAETKGASIHAVSRPWAALYKPAGLDSETLAGGARPGLDRLCAELDAQTRAAENAALGQKEAWQLVSRLDRDVSGLVAAAQGTEAVARFRTLEGAGEVGKTYLLLAAPENAAKLPAGSGHVIKKALDMANRMRVRALEADDPDPARWTRFTVLGSLLLGDEEALLVQANIARGARHQIRVHAAAAGLPIVGDPVYGAGDHPTGILFLHCAQLRIEDFETEAPPSWGEALGSEYERCLALAGMDRQS, encoded by the coding sequence ATGAAATCAACCATAATTCCAGAAGAATACGCAGGGCAGCGGCTGGATAAGGCGTTGCTGCTGTTGTTTCCGGAAACGAGCCTGCGCCACAGGCGGCGGCTCGTTTCATCCTGGGACATCCGGGTGGACGGCGTGGTCCGCGGGCCGGCGTACAAGGTGCGGGCGGGCGAGACCCTGACGGCGGCGGAGCCGGCAGAGGCAGAGGTCGCCGCGGAGACTAAGGGAGCGAGCATCCACGCGGTGTCTCGGCCGTGGGCGGCGCTGTACAAACCGGCCGGGCTGGACAGCGAAACCCTGGCCGGTGGTGCGCGTCCGGGGCTGGACCGCTTGTGCGCGGAGCTCGATGCGCAGACGCGTGCCGCAGAGAACGCGGCGTTAGGTCAAAAAGAGGCGTGGCAACTGGTGAGCCGGCTGGACCGCGACGTCTCCGGTCTGGTGGCTGCGGCGCAGGGCACGGAGGCCGTGGCGCGGTTCCGGACATTGGAGGGGGCTGGCGAGGTGGGCAAGACGTACCTCCTGCTCGCCGCGCCGGAGAACGCCGCGAAGCTCCCGGCCGGGAGCGGGCATGTCATCAAAAAGGCTTTAGACATGGCCAACCGCATGCGGGTCCGTGCGCTGGAGGCGGACGATCCGGACCCGGCGCGCTGGACGCGGTTCACGGTGCTGGGGTCGCTCCTCCTGGGCGATGAGGAAGCATTGCTTGTCCAGGCGAACATCGCCCGCGGCGCACGGCATCAGATACGCGTCCACGCCGCCGCGGCAGGGCTGCCTATCGTGGGCGACCCTGTGTACGGGGCAGGCGACCATCCCACCGGAATTCTGTTCCTGCACTGCGCTCAGCTACGCATCGAGGACTTCGAGACTGAAGCGCCGCCGTCGTGGGGCGAGGCGCTGGGAAGCGAGTACGAGCGGTGTCTGGCGCTGGCCGGAATGGATCGGCAATCCTGA
- a CDS encoding TlyA family RNA methyltransferase, whose amino-acid sequence MAKKIRADQLAFEQGLAESRERAKRLVMAGQILLVTGNGLTEPVAKPGQQLSPEAELLLKQAPRFVSRGGEKLATAIDAFSLDVAGHVCLDAGASTGGFVDCLLQNGAARVYAVDVGKNQLHEKLLQDGRVIAMDGVNLRYAPPELLPEGVDLIVADLSFISLTMALPGIAGFLRPGGAIVTLIKPQFEVGPGRTDKGVVRDEALRDETVQGVLTWAESRGLQVQGCVPSRIKGPKGNQEYLAHLILP is encoded by the coding sequence ATGGCCAAAAAAATCCGCGCCGATCAGCTCGCCTTTGAGCAAGGGCTTGCCGAAAGCCGAGAGCGCGCCAAGCGGCTCGTCATGGCCGGCCAGATCCTGCTGGTCACCGGCAACGGCCTGACCGAGCCCGTGGCCAAGCCCGGCCAGCAGCTCTCCCCGGAGGCCGAGCTCCTGCTCAAGCAAGCGCCGCGATTCGTCTCTCGCGGAGGAGAGAAGCTCGCAACAGCCATCGACGCCTTCAGCCTGGACGTTGCCGGTCACGTCTGCCTGGACGCCGGCGCCTCCACCGGCGGGTTCGTGGACTGCCTGCTGCAAAACGGCGCGGCGCGCGTCTACGCCGTGGACGTGGGCAAGAACCAGCTCCACGAAAAGCTCCTGCAGGACGGACGCGTCATCGCCATGGACGGCGTGAACCTGCGCTACGCCCCGCCGGAGCTATTACCCGAAGGGGTGGACCTCATCGTGGCGGACCTCTCCTTCATCTCCCTGACCATGGCCCTGCCCGGCATCGCCGGGTTCCTGCGGCCCGGCGGCGCCATCGTCACGCTCATCAAGCCGCAGTTCGAGGTCGGGCCCGGCCGCACGGACAAGGGCGTGGTGCGCGACGAGGCTCTGCGCGACGAGACCGTGCAGGGCGTGCTGACCTGGGCCGAGTCCCGCGGCTTGCAGGTGCAGGGCTGCGTGCCCTCGCGCATCAAGGGGCCCAAGGGCAACCAGGAGTACCTGGCCCACCTGATCCTTCCTTAG
- a CDS encoding DUF6125 family protein, translating to MSRNVDLSALEGFSREELLDYIGSVLWQFRLVDAFWFLRAEERYGLPDAERLNEEVWAIIGKLAARDIKARFGASHGIDDGGLEGFARAFALFPWAPLAGHELKPMDDGSLELTMAECPPHAARRKHCKTPYACKHMHVGEFAAFTQEIDPRIRVECLFAPPDPPEAKPKGYEHLECAWRFYLDEDADTATAAEAGASE from the coding sequence ATGTCACGCAATGTCGACCTCAGCGCGCTGGAGGGCTTCAGCCGCGAGGAGCTGCTCGACTACATCGGCTCGGTGCTCTGGCAGTTCCGGCTCGTGGACGCCTTCTGGTTCCTGCGCGCCGAGGAGCGCTATGGTCTGCCGGACGCCGAGCGGCTCAACGAAGAGGTCTGGGCCATCATCGGCAAGCTCGCCGCGCGGGACATCAAGGCGCGCTTCGGCGCGTCCCACGGTATTGATGACGGCGGCCTGGAAGGCTTTGCCCGCGCCTTTGCCCTCTTTCCCTGGGCACCTCTGGCCGGGCACGAGCTCAAGCCCATGGACGACGGCTCCCTGGAGCTGACCATGGCGGAGTGCCCACCCCACGCGGCCCGGCGCAAGCACTGCAAGACGCCGTACGCATGCAAGCACATGCATGTTGGCGAGTTCGCAGCCTTCACCCAGGAGATCGATCCGCGCATCCGCGTGGAGTGCCTATTTGCGCCGCCCGATCCGCCCGAGGCCAAGCCCAAGGGTTACGAGCATCTGGAGTGCGCCTGGCGCTTCTATCTGGATGAAGACGCCGATACCGCCACGGCTGCCGAAGCAGGGGCGTCGGAGTAG
- a CDS encoding type III pantothenate kinase: MTSHVILFDIGNTGMKIGMAPAEPGAAITASYTLPTDPAATVDSLGLALEASLRHAGVGSVAACVASSVVPSMDPILDAACAKYLDCSVHFVPDGLPFPMENRYERPREVGADRLLAAYAAVELHPAPAHIVIDFGTATTFDCVVGRAYLGGLICPGVISSSRALAGQTAKLPQIRLQVLEEAEPRPAIGRSTSQSLTHGILFGFASMVDGVVERLSAILKDAPWNIAEPPAVVATGGVAHAVCRVARTPVILDPDLLLSGLKSLYDQAPDFR; encoded by the coding sequence ATGACGAGCCACGTGATCCTTTTCGACATCGGAAACACCGGCATGAAGATCGGCATGGCCCCGGCCGAGCCGGGAGCCGCCATCACCGCATCCTATACCCTGCCCACGGACCCGGCCGCCACGGTGGATTCCCTGGGCCTGGCCCTGGAGGCGTCGCTCCGGCACGCCGGCGTCGGCTCCGTGGCCGCGTGCGTAGCCAGCTCCGTGGTGCCGTCCATGGACCCCATTCTGGACGCGGCCTGCGCCAAATACCTCGACTGCTCGGTCCACTTTGTGCCGGACGGCTTGCCATTCCCCATGGAGAACCGGTACGAACGCCCCCGCGAGGTAGGCGCGGACAGGCTGCTGGCGGCCTACGCCGCCGTGGAGCTGCATCCGGCGCCGGCGCACATCGTGATCGATTTTGGCACGGCCACGACATTTGACTGCGTCGTCGGCCGGGCATATCTCGGGGGGCTCATCTGCCCGGGGGTGATATCCTCATCCCGCGCCTTGGCCGGCCAGACCGCCAAGCTGCCACAGATTCGCCTTCAGGTGTTGGAAGAGGCAGAGCCCAGACCAGCCATCGGGCGCTCCACCTCCCAGAGCCTGACCCACGGAATCCTGTTCGGCTTTGCCTCCATGGTGGACGGCGTTGTGGAGCGGCTTTCCGCCATTCTGAAGGACGCTCCCTGGAACATTGCCGAGCCGCCGGCCGTGGTGGCCACGGGCGGCGTGGCCCACGCCGTGTGCCGCGTAGCCAGAACTCCCGTAATACTCGACCCGGACCTGCTGCTCTCCGGGCTGAAATCGTTGTACGACCAGGCGCCTGATTTCCGCTGA